In Nocardia sp. NBC_00403, one DNA window encodes the following:
- a CDS encoding Hsp70 family protein: MRTSLGISAGNEVVCSALVATASNGAQNFDYRVVSADAAHSDLGDLVASSIELMTTQLPTTQLPRDVVHPVGARFAGAHSIGLESASSRPPTSVAVAYRSKEQAQLIRAATGKQRDLRLIPESTAALTYLRHTGLLERYETVAVIDLGASGLTVTVADQADGTVLRSERTTAISGNAVDELIYHHLVDLHYARRGTRPNRGMLTNRGRAAKEHLSITPAVTIDHVAGQPLKLTRADFEELIADLLREIGVYAAAVFARAPTFPQAVTVIGGGANIPAVVSTLCNEFDIPVHTVPEPEAVIAKGAALVADAAQPAVFPVNALTSDAPVGTFTKVVGTVAGAIVVVGLIIGYGVKTFAPTSGDDVSPAGTTSSTQMPSASAPVPPTPTGQIRESTNRPSGSSLPSITQDRGQPTTRVSTTPTPASTTPTQPTLRPDPNLPPIPFPELLGPLFGNPLAPPAGSSSNPAEHSQPGEETAAPSTAPTPPPPASTQEPAKSRVPLLPRANSGSAGGNSPQQLVPAR, from the coding sequence ATGCGAACATCACTCGGCATCTCCGCCGGGAACGAGGTCGTTTGCTCGGCGCTGGTCGCGACCGCGTCCAACGGCGCCCAGAATTTCGACTACCGCGTCGTTTCCGCCGACGCGGCCCACTCCGATCTCGGCGATCTGGTGGCGTCCTCGATCGAGCTCATGACGACCCAGCTACCGACCACGCAGCTACCACGCGACGTTGTGCACCCGGTGGGCGCACGGTTCGCCGGCGCACACTCGATCGGGCTGGAATCGGCCTCCAGCCGGCCGCCGACCAGTGTCGCGGTCGCCTATCGCAGCAAGGAACAGGCCCAACTGATCCGCGCGGCGACCGGCAAGCAGCGCGACCTGCGGCTGATCCCGGAGAGCACAGCAGCGCTGACCTACCTGCGCCACACCGGTCTGCTGGAACGCTACGAAACTGTCGCCGTCATCGACCTCGGCGCGTCCGGTCTCACCGTCACCGTCGCCGACCAGGCCGACGGCACCGTGCTCCGCAGCGAGCGCACCACGGCGATCAGCGGCAACGCCGTCGACGAACTCATCTACCACCATCTGGTCGACCTGCACTACGCCCGGCGCGGCACCCGCCCGAACCGCGGCATGCTGACCAATCGCGGCCGCGCCGCCAAGGAACATCTGTCCATCACGCCTGCCGTGACCATCGACCATGTCGCCGGGCAGCCACTCAAGCTGACACGAGCCGATTTCGAGGAGCTGATCGCTGATCTGCTGCGCGAGATCGGCGTGTACGCCGCGGCGGTCTTCGCGCGGGCGCCCACGTTCCCGCAGGCGGTCACGGTGATCGGTGGCGGGGCCAATATCCCCGCCGTGGTGTCCACGCTCTGCAATGAATTCGATATCCCCGTGCACACGGTCCCCGAACCGGAGGCGGTGATCGCCAAGGGCGCCGCGTTGGTCGCCGACGCGGCACAGCCCGCGGTGTTCCCGGTCAACGCGCTCACCTCCGACGCGCCGGTCGGCACCTTCACCAAGGTGGTCGGCACAGTGGCCGGGGCCATCGTGGTGGTCGGACTGATCATCGGCTATGGCGTGAAGACCTTCGCACCGACCTCTGGCGACGACGTCTCCCCCGCGGGCACCACCAGCAGCACCCAGATGCCGTCGGCATCGGCGCCGGTTCCGCCGACACCGACCGGGCAAATTCGAGAGAGCACGAACCGGCCGAGCGGCAGCAGTCTCCCGTCCATCACCCAGGACCGCGGCCAGCCGACCACGCGAGTGAGCACCACACCGACACCCGCGAGCACCACGCCGACGCAGCCCACGCTGCGTCCCGATCCGAACCTGCCGCCGATCCCGTTCCCGGAGCTGCTCGGCCCATTGTTCGGCAACCCGCTGGCCCCACCGGCAGGGTCCTCCTCGAACCCGGCGGAACACAGCCAGCCGGGAGAAGAGACTGCGGCCCCGTCTACCGCGCCCACCCCACCGCCTCCGGCATCGACCCAGGAACCAGCGAAATCGCGGGTTCCGCTGCTGCCGCGAGCGAATTCCGGTTCTGCCGGCGGTAACTCACCGCAACAATTGGTTCCAGCGCGCTAG
- the groES gene encoding co-chaperone GroES — protein sequence MASVNIKPLEDKILVQANEAETTTASGLVIPDTAKEKPQEGTVIAVGEGRVTDKGDRIPVDVKEGDTVIYSKYGGTEIKYQGEEYLILSARDVLAVVTK from the coding sequence GTGGCGAGCGTGAACATCAAGCCGCTCGAGGACAAGATCCTCGTCCAGGCCAACGAGGCCGAGACGACGACGGCCTCCGGCCTGGTCATCCCCGACACGGCGAAGGAGAAGCCGCAGGAGGGCACCGTCATCGCCGTCGGCGAGGGGCGCGTCACCGATAAGGGTGACCGCATCCCGGTCGACGTCAAGGAGGGCGACACCGTCATCTACAGCAAGTACGGCGGCACCGAGATCAAGTACCAGGGCGAGGAATACCTCATCCTGTCGGCGCGCGACGTGCTGGCCGTCGTCACCAAGTGA
- the groL gene encoding chaperonin GroEL (60 kDa chaperone family; promotes refolding of misfolded polypeptides especially under stressful conditions; forms two stacked rings of heptamers to form a barrel-shaped 14mer; ends can be capped by GroES; misfolded proteins enter the barrel where they are refolded when GroES binds) — translation MAKQIEFDEKARRALERGVDKLADAVKVTLGPRGRHVVLAKAFGGPTVTNDGVTIAREIDLEDPFENMGAQLVKSVATKTNDVAGDGTTTATVLAQALVRAGLKNIAAGANPIAVGSGIGKAADVVSEALLALATPVSGEQAIAQVATVSSRDEEIGAMVGKALTTVGKDGVVTVEESSTLQTELVVTEGVQFDKGYLSPYFVTDTDSQQAVLEDAFILLNREKISSLPDLLPLLEKIAESGKPVLIIAEDVDGEALSTLVVNSIRKTIKAVAVKAPFFGDRRKAFLDDLAVVTAGTVVNPDLGITLRESGLEVLGKARRVVVTKDDTTIIDGAGTAEDIAARSAQLRREIEATDSDWDREKLEERLAKLSGGVAVIKVGAATETALKERKYRVEDAVSAAKAAVDEGIVPGGGTALVLASAKLGELRDSLSGDEAVGVEVVRTALSAPLFWIATNAGVDGSVVVSKVADGKEGFNAATLTYGDLLTDGVVDPVKVTRSAVVNAASVARMILTTESAVADKPAEEAHDHSHGHGHSH, via the coding sequence ATGGCAAAGCAGATCGAGTTCGACGAGAAGGCTCGCCGGGCTCTGGAACGCGGTGTCGACAAGCTCGCCGACGCCGTGAAGGTCACCCTCGGGCCGCGTGGCCGCCATGTTGTGCTCGCGAAGGCCTTCGGTGGCCCTACCGTGACCAACGACGGTGTCACCATCGCGCGCGAGATCGACCTCGAGGACCCCTTCGAGAACATGGGCGCGCAGCTGGTCAAGAGCGTCGCCACCAAGACCAACGACGTCGCGGGCGACGGCACCACCACCGCGACCGTGCTCGCGCAGGCGCTGGTGCGCGCGGGCCTGAAGAACATCGCCGCCGGCGCGAACCCGATCGCGGTGGGCTCTGGCATCGGCAAGGCCGCCGACGTGGTCTCCGAGGCGCTGCTCGCGCTGGCCACCCCGGTCTCCGGTGAGCAGGCCATCGCTCAAGTCGCGACCGTGTCCTCGCGCGACGAGGAGATCGGCGCCATGGTCGGCAAGGCGCTGACCACCGTGGGCAAGGACGGCGTCGTCACCGTCGAGGAGTCCTCGACGCTGCAGACCGAACTCGTCGTCACCGAGGGCGTCCAGTTCGACAAGGGCTATCTCTCGCCCTACTTCGTCACCGACACCGACAGCCAGCAGGCCGTGCTCGAGGACGCCTTCATCCTGCTGAACCGGGAGAAGATCAGCTCGCTGCCCGATCTGCTTCCGCTGCTGGAGAAGATCGCCGAGTCCGGCAAGCCGGTGCTGATCATCGCCGAGGATGTCGACGGCGAGGCGCTGTCGACCCTGGTCGTGAACTCGATCCGCAAGACCATCAAGGCCGTTGCCGTGAAGGCGCCGTTCTTCGGCGATCGCCGCAAGGCGTTCCTCGACGACCTCGCCGTCGTCACCGCGGGCACCGTGGTGAACCCGGACCTCGGCATCACGCTGCGTGAGTCCGGTCTCGAGGTGCTCGGCAAGGCGCGTCGCGTCGTCGTCACCAAGGACGACACCACCATCATCGACGGTGCAGGCACCGCCGAGGACATCGCGGCCCGCAGCGCGCAGCTGCGTCGCGAGATCGAGGCCACCGACTCCGACTGGGATCGCGAGAAGCTCGAAGAGCGGTTGGCGAAGTTGTCCGGCGGCGTTGCGGTGATCAAGGTCGGCGCGGCCACCGAGACCGCGCTCAAGGAGCGCAAGTACCGGGTCGAGGACGCTGTCAGCGCCGCGAAGGCCGCCGTCGATGAGGGCATCGTCCCCGGTGGCGGTACCGCGCTCGTGCTCGCGAGCGCCAAGCTCGGCGAGCTGCGCGATTCGCTCTCCGGCGACGAGGCGGTCGGTGTCGAGGTGGTGCGCACGGCACTGTCGGCGCCGCTGTTCTGGATCGCCACCAACGCGGGCGTCGACGGCTCCGTGGTGGTCAGCAAGGTCGCGGATGGGAAGGAAGGCTTCAACGCCGCCACCCTCACCTACGGTGACCTGCTCACCGACGGTGTCGTCGACCCGGTCAAGGTGACCCGCTCCGCCGTCGTGAACGCGGCGTCGGTGGCGAGGATGATCCTCACCACCGAGAGCGCCGTGGCGGACAAGCCTGCCGAAGAGGCCCACGACCACAGTCATGGACACGGCCACAGCCACTGA
- a CDS encoding RskA family anti-sigma factor, protein MNEVQIDLAHAVALASIDDEDHHAVQNLLDSEDPALRTEFLAEVQETRDALAAFAAVTAVQPPPALRGRLLTAIAAEQPPVAS, encoded by the coding sequence ATGAACGAAGTCCAGATCGATCTCGCGCACGCCGTCGCGCTCGCATCGATCGACGACGAAGACCATCACGCGGTACAAAACCTGCTCGATAGCGAGGACCCCGCCCTACGTACGGAATTCCTCGCCGAAGTGCAAGAGACGAGAGACGCCCTCGCCGCATTCGCGGCGGTGACAGCGGTTCAGCCGCCCCCTGCCCTGCGTGGGCGGTTGCTCACGGCCATCGCCGCCGAGCAACCGCCCGTCGCCTCTTAG
- a CDS encoding sigma-70 family RNA polymerase sigma factor translates to MDSAVSARAAESIELAALLERCGQSDQEAFAELYDRTCARVFGLVLRVLHDPGYAEETTQEVFLQIWRTAASFDSAKGSAVTWLMTLAHRRAVDRVRAEQAHTQREVAYGIRVLGNEFDEVTEEVERRLEQQAVLAGLATLTPTQREAISLAYYGGRTYAEVATYLGVGLPTVKSRIRDGLTRLKKSLGVT, encoded by the coding sequence GTGGATTCTGCGGTATCGGCACGCGCAGCCGAAAGTATCGAGCTAGCCGCCCTTCTCGAGCGCTGCGGCCAGTCCGACCAGGAAGCTTTCGCCGAGCTCTACGACCGAACGTGTGCGCGCGTCTTCGGTCTGGTGCTCCGCGTTCTGCATGATCCCGGATATGCGGAGGAGACCACCCAAGAGGTCTTCCTGCAGATCTGGCGGACTGCGGCGAGTTTCGACTCGGCGAAAGGGTCGGCGGTGACGTGGCTGATGACGCTGGCCCACCGGCGAGCGGTCGACCGGGTTCGCGCCGAACAAGCCCATACCCAGCGCGAAGTCGCCTACGGGATAAGGGTTCTCGGCAACGAATTCGATGAGGTCACCGAAGAAGTCGAGCGAAGGCTCGAACAACAGGCCGTCCTCGCGGGTCTCGCCACATTGACGCCGACCCAGCGAGAGGCCATCTCGCTCGCCTACTACGGCGGGCGAACCTACGCAGAGGTAGCCACCTATCTCGGCGTAGGGTTACCAACCGTTAAGTCCCGTATCCGGGACGGACTGACACGACTGAAAAAAAGTTTGGGGGTGACGTGA
- a CDS encoding WhiB family transcriptional regulator yields MPMPTHLPGPNADVWDWQMRGSCRGQDSAVFFHPDGERGRARTAREMRAKEICRSCPVLMQCRSHALKVSEPYGIWGGMSETEREMHARRNRRRMAV; encoded by the coding sequence ATGCCCATGCCGACCCACCTTCCCGGACCGAACGCCGATGTCTGGGACTGGCAGATGAGAGGGTCTTGCCGCGGGCAGGATTCCGCGGTGTTCTTCCATCCCGACGGCGAACGCGGCCGCGCTCGCACCGCACGGGAGATGCGCGCCAAGGAAATCTGCCGGAGCTGCCCGGTACTGATGCAATGCCGCAGCCACGCCCTGAAAGTCAGCGAGCCCTACGGCATCTGGGGTGGAATGTCGGAAACGGAACGCGAGATGCACGCGCGCCGCAACCGCCGCCGTATGGCGGTATAG
- a CDS encoding sigma-70 family RNA polymerase sigma factor — MTNMGEELDLAVTAAAQGDRSALAQVLEMVRPLVVRYCRARIGAAERGQLSADDVAQEVCLAVMTALPRYQDQGRPFMAFVYGIASHKVADAHRNAARNKAEAMAEVPDVISTDHGPEQRALESETSRQMNSLLATLPEKHREILILRLVMGLSAEETAVAVGSTAGAIRVAQHRALAKLKSQVARAGEMYG, encoded by the coding sequence ATGACGAACATGGGCGAAGAGTTGGACCTCGCCGTCACTGCGGCTGCGCAGGGCGACAGATCCGCTTTAGCTCAGGTACTCGAAATGGTCCGCCCGCTGGTGGTGCGCTACTGCCGCGCGCGGATCGGCGCCGCGGAGCGAGGACAACTCTCTGCGGATGACGTTGCGCAGGAGGTATGTCTGGCTGTGATGACCGCCTTGCCCAGGTATCAAGACCAGGGCAGGCCCTTCATGGCCTTCGTATACGGAATCGCTTCGCACAAGGTCGCCGATGCTCATCGAAACGCCGCCCGTAACAAGGCGGAGGCGATGGCCGAAGTACCAGATGTCATATCCACCGACCATGGTCCGGAACAACGAGCTCTCGAATCAGAGACGAGCAGGCAGATGAACAGTCTGCTCGCGACTCTTCCTGAGAAACATCGGGAGATCCTGATCCTGCGATTGGTCATGGGTTTGTCAGCGGAAGAAACCGCAGTCGCCGTGGGCAGTACGGCGGGTGCGATACGGGTGGCCCAACACAGGGCACTCGCGAAACTGAAGTCACAAGTGGCGAGGGCAGGTGAAATGTATGGCTAG
- a CDS encoding anti-sigma-D factor RsdA, whose protein sequence is MARDGERGRGDWKARLGSRNSGPYAESVGDTGPVDIAAVRRDDALIDAIASDGPVRTDSAEEYQLATLLADWRAELFSEPMPGEPSLDEIVAAVNQEIGARQVRIGAQTGGRLRLLRPIAGTAAALALVIGGMTAFSYNAEPGDPLWRVKEVVFSEQAQTTVVQRAGDYLTEAQTLLDSGNPEMAKAKLEGARQNVTQVNDTDKQSELTARWESVLAELRKKAPDIASSITATPTRPAEPKPSSDTSGTKPTTGNPQQTILQSPDTSGTKPPTSADLTAPGLPSTTVPPVIPPITAEPTTPPTQNPPSTQDQTPPAVPTTVVIQPPVPPTQPATPPSAGNPGSVVVPTGTGGSTGTGGSTGTGGSTGTGGSTGTGGTGGTGGSTGTGGTGGFGGTGGAGPAT, encoded by the coding sequence ATGGCTAGGGATGGCGAGCGCGGTCGGGGCGACTGGAAGGCGCGGCTTGGATCGCGAAATAGCGGTCCCTACGCCGAGAGCGTCGGTGACACCGGTCCGGTGGACATCGCAGCGGTACGCCGCGACGATGCGCTGATCGATGCCATCGCAAGCGATGGTCCGGTACGGACCGACAGCGCGGAGGAGTATCAGCTCGCGACGCTGTTGGCCGATTGGCGGGCCGAGCTGTTCTCGGAGCCGATGCCGGGGGAACCGAGCCTCGATGAAATCGTGGCTGCGGTCAACCAGGAGATCGGTGCTCGACAAGTCCGCATCGGCGCACAGACCGGCGGACGACTACGGCTACTTCGCCCGATCGCGGGGACGGCTGCCGCACTGGCACTTGTCATCGGCGGTATGACGGCGTTCTCCTACAACGCGGAACCCGGTGATCCGCTATGGCGGGTCAAGGAGGTCGTGTTCAGCGAACAGGCCCAGACCACCGTGGTTCAGCGTGCCGGCGACTACCTGACCGAGGCGCAGACACTGCTCGATTCGGGTAACCCCGAAATGGCGAAGGCCAAGCTAGAGGGCGCTCGGCAGAACGTGACTCAGGTCAACGACACCGATAAGCAGAGTGAGCTGACGGCGCGCTGGGAATCGGTCCTCGCCGAGCTGCGCAAGAAGGCGCCGGATATCGCGAGCTCGATCACGGCGACGCCGACGCGGCCCGCCGAGCCGAAGCCGAGCTCCGACACCTCCGGTACGAAGCCGACGACCGGCAACCCGCAGCAGACCATTCTGCAGTCGCCGGATACCTCGGGGACCAAGCCGCCGACGAGCGCGGACCTAACTGCTCCTGGCCTACCGTCGACTACAGTGCCGCCGGTGATTCCGCCGATCACGGCCGAGCCGACAACGCCCCCCACGCAGAATCCGCCATCGACGCAGGATCAAACACCCCCCGCCGTGCCGACCACGGTGGTCATCCAGCCGCCCGTTCCGCCAACGCAGCCCGCGACGCCTCCGTCGGCCGGCAACCCCGGATCTGTCGTGGTTCCCACCGGGACGGGCGGATCAACCGGGACGGGCGGATCAACCGGAACCGGCGGATCAACCGGAACCGGCGGGTCCACCGGAACGGGGGGAACCGGTGGAACTGGCGGGTCCACCGGAACAGGGGGAACCGGAGGTTTTGGTGGAACGGGCGGAGCAGGCCCCGCAACCTAG
- a CDS encoding DUF5319 domain-containing protein → MRDHLPPGLPPDPFAGDPSDPSAALDAIEPGEPLDPHERLAVEEDLADLAVYEALLAHRGIRGLVVSCEDCRQDHYHDWDMLRANLLQLLVDGTVRPHEPAYDPTPEAYVTWDYCRGYADASMNEAFHGDGFDGFDS, encoded by the coding sequence GTGCGTGACCATCTACCACCTGGCTTGCCGCCGGATCCGTTTGCCGGAGACCCCTCCGACCCGTCCGCCGCGCTCGATGCCATCGAGCCCGGCGAGCCGCTGGATCCCCACGAGCGCCTTGCGGTCGAGGAGGATCTCGCCGATCTCGCAGTGTATGAGGCACTACTGGCGCATCGCGGTATCCGTGGACTCGTGGTCAGCTGCGAAGACTGCAGGCAGGATCACTACCACGACTGGGATATGCTGCGCGCCAACCTGCTTCAGCTGCTGGTCGACGGCACCGTGCGCCCGCACGAGCCCGCCTACGATCCGACGCCGGAAGCGTATGTCACCTGGGACTATTGCAGGGGCTACGCGGATGCCTCGATGAACGAGGCTTTCCACGGCGACGGATTCGACGGGTTCGACAGCTGA
- the guaB gene encoding IMP dehydrogenase: MSNPVPGERIGVRPHTGGDDPNKIAMLGLTFDDVLLLPAASDLIPSSVETSSQLTREIRLRTPLVSSAMDTVTEARMAISMARAGGMGVLHRNLAAADQAAQVETVKRSEAGMVTDPVTCRPTDTLAEVDAMCARFRISGLPVVDETGELVGIITNRDMRFEVDQNRRVADVMTRAPLITAQEGVTAEAALGLLRRHKIEKLPIVDGGGRLRGLITVKDFVKTDQYPNATKDRDGRLLVGAAIGVGDDAWSRAMTLADAGVDVLIVDTAHGHQAQVLQMVTKVKAEVGDRIQIVGGNVATRAGAAALVEAGADAVKVGVGPGSICTTRVVAGVGAPQITAILEAVAACKPHGVPVIADGGIQFSGDIAKAIAAGASTVMLGSVLAGTAESPGELILVGGKQFKSYRGMGSLGAMQGRGQAKSFSKDRYFQDDVLAEDKLVPEGIEGRVPFRGPVNQVIHQLVGGLRAAMGYTGSQSIAHLQEAQFVQITAAGLKESHPHDITMTVEAPNYTGRG, encoded by the coding sequence ATGAGTAATCCCGTACCGGGCGAACGTATCGGAGTCCGCCCCCATACGGGTGGTGACGATCCGAACAAGATCGCCATGCTCGGCCTCACGTTCGACGATGTGCTGCTGCTACCGGCCGCTTCGGACCTCATCCCCAGCTCGGTGGAGACCTCCAGCCAGCTGACCCGCGAGATTCGGTTGCGCACCCCGCTGGTGAGTTCGGCGATGGACACCGTGACCGAAGCCAGGATGGCAATCTCCATGGCGCGCGCCGGCGGCATGGGTGTGCTGCACCGTAACTTGGCGGCCGCCGACCAGGCTGCGCAGGTGGAGACCGTGAAGCGGTCCGAGGCAGGCATGGTGACCGATCCGGTGACCTGTCGCCCGACCGACACCCTCGCAGAGGTCGACGCGATGTGTGCGCGCTTCCGCATTTCCGGCCTGCCCGTCGTGGATGAGACCGGCGAGCTTGTGGGCATCATCACCAACCGCGACATGCGCTTCGAGGTGGATCAGAACCGTCGCGTCGCCGATGTGATGACCAGAGCGCCGTTGATCACCGCGCAGGAGGGCGTCACCGCGGAGGCCGCGCTCGGTCTGCTGCGCAGGCACAAGATCGAGAAGCTGCCGATCGTCGACGGCGGCGGTCGCTTGCGCGGACTCATCACGGTCAAGGACTTCGTCAAGACCGATCAGTACCCGAATGCCACCAAGGACCGTGACGGCCGCCTGCTGGTCGGCGCCGCGATCGGTGTCGGCGACGATGCGTGGTCGCGTGCGATGACGCTGGCCGACGCCGGCGTGGACGTGCTGATCGTCGACACCGCGCACGGACATCAGGCGCAGGTGCTGCAGATGGTCACCAAGGTCAAGGCCGAGGTCGGCGATCGCATCCAGATCGTCGGCGGCAACGTCGCGACAAGGGCAGGCGCCGCCGCGCTCGTCGAGGCGGGCGCGGACGCGGTGAAGGTCGGCGTCGGCCCCGGCTCCATCTGTACGACCCGTGTCGTGGCCGGTGTCGGCGCGCCGCAGATCACCGCCATCCTCGAGGCCGTTGCCGCCTGCAAGCCGCACGGCGTTCCGGTGATCGCCGATGGCGGCATCCAGTTCTCCGGTGACATCGCCAAGGCGATCGCCGCGGGCGCGTCCACCGTGATGCTCGGCTCGGTGCTGGCCGGCACGGCCGAATCGCCCGGTGAGCTGATCCTGGTGGGCGGCAAGCAGTTCAAGAGCTACCGCGGCATGGGTTCGCTCGGCGCCATGCAGGGGCGTGGGCAGGCGAAGTCCTTCTCGAAGGACCGCTACTTCCAGGACGACGTGCTGGCCGAGGACAAGCTGGTGCCCGAGGGCATCGAGGGCAGGGTGCCGTTCCGCGGACCGGTCAACCAGGTGATCCATCAGCTCGTCGGCGGCCTGCGCGCCGCGATGGGCTACACCGGCTCGCAGTCGATCGCACACCTGCAGGAAGCCCAGTTCGTGCAGATCACCGCCGCCGGCCTCAAAGAGAGCCACCCGCACGACATCACGATGACCGTCGAGGCCCCGAACTACACCGGTCGCGGCTAG
- a CDS encoding GuaB3 family IMP dehydrogenase-related protein, giving the protein MRDMVEIGMGRTARRTYELDDVDIVPSRRTRSSKQVSLSWQLDAYRFEIPFLAHPTDALVSPEFAIELGRLGGLGVINGEGLWARHADVAAKIDQLVELVGKGGYERAVALLQELHAAPMQPDLLAAAVAQVRAAGVTVAVRVSPQNARALTPALVQAGIDLLVVHGTIISAEHVGDGEPLNLKTFISELDVPVVAGGVSDHRTALHLMRTGAAGVIVGYGSFPGATTTGEVLGIGVPMATAIADAAAARRDYLDETGGRYVHVIADGDVATSGQLAKAIACGADAAMLGVPLSVAAEAPGRGWYWPSAAAHPSVPRGALLPVDESWVDGEDGDVVRPSLERVLFGPSDDPFGSLNLVGGLRRSMAKAGYSDLKEFQKVGLSVRA; this is encoded by the coding sequence GTGCGCGACATGGTCGAGATCGGCATGGGCCGGACCGCCCGGCGTACCTACGAGCTGGATGATGTCGACATCGTCCCGTCGCGGCGGACTCGTTCGTCGAAGCAGGTATCGCTGTCCTGGCAGCTGGATGCCTACCGGTTCGAGATCCCGTTCCTCGCGCACCCCACCGACGCGCTGGTCTCGCCGGAGTTCGCCATCGAGCTCGGCCGCCTCGGCGGGCTCGGCGTCATCAACGGCGAGGGCTTGTGGGCCAGGCACGCCGATGTCGCGGCGAAGATCGATCAGCTGGTCGAGCTGGTCGGCAAGGGCGGTTACGAGCGCGCCGTCGCATTGCTTCAAGAACTGCACGCCGCGCCGATGCAGCCGGATCTGCTGGCGGCCGCGGTGGCGCAGGTACGTGCCGCGGGTGTCACAGTGGCGGTGCGGGTGAGCCCGCAGAATGCCCGCGCTCTGACTCCGGCGCTGGTGCAGGCGGGTATCGACCTGCTGGTCGTGCACGGCACCATTATTTCCGCCGAGCACGTCGGTGACGGTGAGCCGCTGAACCTCAAGACCTTCATCTCCGAGCTCGATGTGCCGGTCGTCGCGGGTGGCGTGAGTGATCACCGGACGGCTTTGCACCTGATGCGCACCGGCGCGGCTGGTGTGATCGTGGGCTACGGCTCTTTCCCCGGTGCGACGACCACCGGGGAGGTGCTGGGCATCGGGGTGCCGATGGCCACCGCGATCGCCGACGCCGCTGCCGCGCGCCGCGACTACCTGGACGAGACCGGTGGTCGCTACGTGCACGTCATCGCCGACGGTGACGTCGCGACCTCCGGTCAGCTGGCCAAGGCGATCGCGTGTGGCGCGGATGCCGCCATGCTCGGTGTGCCGCTGTCGGTCGCCGCCGAGGCTCCGGGCCGCGGCTGGTACTGGCCTTCGGCCGCCGCGCATCCTTCGGTGCCGCGCGGCGCGCTGTTGCCGGTCGACGAGAGCTGGGTCGACGGCGAGGACGGCGACGTGGTCCGGCCGAGCCTGGAGCGAGTGCTGTTCGGGCCCTCCGACGACCCGTTCGGTTCGCTGAATCTCGTTGGTGGACTCCGTCGCTCGATGGCGAAGGCCGGTTACTCCGACCTCAAGGAATTCCAGAAGGTCGGGCTCAGCGTTCGCGCTTGA
- a CDS encoding alpha/beta fold hydrolase: MLVPFARAIDADIHYEDSGGHGPVVLLAHEFFMDRTMFASQMAALAPEFRIVSWDARGHGRTRDQGLPFTYWTAARDALTVLDHLGAERAVVGGTAQGGFTALRAALIAPERVSALILISTEAHGPTPEQSTATQKFLDEWYDDSSRQDAVDQLAHWLIGDDEWYRSIWTKRWLVRDRRGIEVAAGCLLGRDSVLDRLPEITSPALVIHATDSGIARDRAQQLTQGLTGSTYVEIAGARLAVTMTHPEPVNHAIQQFLRERTVPTRVR, from the coding sequence ATGCTCGTGCCATTCGCCCGCGCGATCGACGCCGACATCCACTATGAGGACAGCGGCGGGCACGGTCCGGTAGTGCTACTCGCGCACGAATTCTTCATGGACCGAACGATGTTCGCGTCGCAAATGGCCGCGCTGGCACCGGAATTCCGCATTGTGTCCTGGGATGCGCGCGGCCACGGGCGCACCAGGGACCAGGGATTACCCTTCACCTATTGGACCGCCGCGCGAGACGCGCTGACGGTGCTGGATCACCTCGGCGCCGAACGCGCCGTGGTCGGCGGGACCGCGCAAGGGGGCTTCACCGCTTTGCGCGCCGCGCTCATCGCACCCGAACGGGTGTCGGCGCTGATTCTCATCAGCACCGAAGCACACGGACCGACTCCCGAACAGTCGACGGCGACCCAGAAATTTCTGGACGAATGGTACGACGACAGCTCCAGGCAGGACGCGGTCGACCAGCTGGCGCACTGGTTGATCGGCGACGACGAGTGGTACCGATCGATCTGGACCAAACGCTGGCTGGTGCGCGATCGCCGCGGCATCGAGGTCGCGGCGGGCTGCCTGCTCGGCCGGGATTCGGTGCTGGACCGACTGCCCGAAATCACCAGCCCCGCCTTGGTGATTCACGCCACCGACAGCGGCATCGCCCGCGACCGCGCCCAACAACTCACCCAGGGCCTGACCGGATCGACCTACGTCGAAATCGCGGGCGCGCGACTGGCCGTCACCATGACCCACCCGGAACCGGTGAACCATGCGATCCAGCAGTTCCTGCGTGAACGCACGGTTCCGACGCGAGTTCGTTGA